In Brassica rapa cultivar Chiifu-401-42 unplaced genomic scaffold, CAAS_Brap_v3.01 Scaffold0929, whole genome shotgun sequence, one genomic interval encodes:
- the LOC117131437 gene encoding uncharacterized protein LOC117131437 → MSKIANRDYAALNLSGDNYLQWALDTRISLKSKGLGDTITEDNNENEKNRYRAIGLMCHHLIEGLKNQYMTIENPLDLWNALKHRYDHQKMVLLPKARHDWMHLRFLDYKSVDEYNSALFKIVSILRLCGEEVSDMMMLEKTYTTFNQSNSVLQEQYRTKGFATYTDLISCLLLAEAKNELLMKNSGARPAGTAPLPEAHEVEKKDPKETYFAQDNRKPYGNGRGGYKRRGRDNHNARDNYSTGRKGNHNNRGRVSDYGRGRGSYGRGRGGISKPSYTSKSVCHRCGMDNHWAKNCRTMKHLCDLYQESLKNKNPEANMIQENGHDDKGYGYDADNESDKDNKDDLMDFETSDCLKD, encoded by the coding sequence ATGTCGAAAATAGCAAACAGAGACTACGCAGCCCTTAATCTCTCCGGAGACAATTACTTGCAGTGGGCGCTAGATACAAGGATCAGTCTAAAGTCCAAGGGACTCGGTGATACTATCACCGAGGACAACAATGAGAATGAAAAGAATAGATACAGGGCCATAGGCCTTATGTGCCATCATCTCATTGAAGGTCTTAAAAATCAGTACATGACAATTGAGAATCCACTAGATCTTTGGAATGCTTTAAAGCATAGATATGATCACCAAAAGATGGTGTTGCTTCCAAAGGCAAGGCACGATTGGATGCATCTAAGGTTCTTAGACTATAAGTCTGTGGATGAGTACAATTCAGCCTTATTCAAGATAGTTTCAATACTAAGGCTTTGTGGTGAAGAAGTATCCGATATGATGATGCTTGAAAAGACCTATACGACTTTCAATCAGTCGAATTCTGTGTTGCAAGAGCAATATAGGACAAAAGGTTTTGCCACATATACTGATCTGATCTCATGTCTACTCTTGGCCGAGGCAAAAAATGAGCTCCTAATGAAGAACAGTGGAGCCAGACCGGCCGGGACAGCACCATTACCCGAAGCCCATGAGGTTGAAAAGAAAGATCCCAAAGAGACCTACTTCGCCCAAGACAACAGGAAACCATACGGCAATGGCCGTGGTGGATACAAGAGGCGTGGGCGTGACAATCATAACGCTCGAGACAACTACTCAACCGGCCGAAAAGGAAACCACAATAACCGTGGTCGTGTTTCCGATTACGGCCGGGGTCGAGGCAGTTACGGCCGTGGACGAGGTGGCATATCCAAACCATCTTACACGTCCAAGTCAGTATGCCACAGATGCGGGATGGACAACCATTGGGCCAAGAATTGTAGAACTATGAAACACTTGTGCGACCTCTACCAAGAGAGCCTCAAGAACAAGAACCCGGAGGCAAACATGATCCAAGAAAACGGTCATGATGACAAAGGATATGGATATGATGCTGACAATGAATCCGACAAAGATAACAAAGATGACCTAATGGATTTTGAGACATCTGATTGTCTCAAGGACTAG